In Candidatus Bathyarchaeota archaeon, the following proteins share a genomic window:
- a CDS encoding PKD domain-containing protein, with protein MKGVVSSLILTLLICNAMLAIGFQSIKASKAVYVNAEGSTNALRNPTQRDRDTYTFVDKTHDPVWVERDNMYATCGIWSRDEQQGAQKKCWVNYFDNTENGSWVFTGDNPYLHNDTDSYITSMGTGNCSWFQFQDTSLTTLQTVYLMIEWKTRHIVSIEEAKFHLDNGASEVDLGSFNLTLEYRWTKINITSTLDTISKVNDAKLKIVSLSAGFHLVAVRRAYLRIYNGPVPLQTGTATYGKVGGQVMLSVKWTDPDGLSGYALYHNASGNWIAQTGALEGIEAWSNHTITLQNDAASVLGYRFWANDTDNNWEQAEVLFVYPVKNFSPDLLQYIEDVSGSPIAHSYGRKDFYDNVTGRFWKFYSDGTNIKCTSTEDGQTWNSSQTIRVGDSGFQFYVHGFNGTIHYLYNSERTSDNIYYRKGVLNSNGAITWSASEQVAVDAGTSQRFYACAVVTDTDGYPYLVFGNRTDPNSKTINLVKNNHSNGTWQTASGFPKQINENPDNDLVSGVALSLPDNKIYIIYCSAGNEEPPMGRLWHNPTLGPLENASDYTMSSNYHFSTVSDSYGHVHIVYRRTNNRVEYSFRNYTTEAWETKDEFVTSHLTSESLSSAVYSWPVICWNPDSEKVCVHWWTLEDKSAWLKIRNSTAWEQRRRIIRLNREVTLIDGDVIVPQSHQNKILLNFVGQNVVDEQKAIWAYLYINKPPMASFTESAETVYTGEIIAFNASESFDPDGTIVYYFWNFGDGTNATGVITEHAYADDGNYTVTLTVTDDDEATDSALTTKTVLNRPPLALFTESAETVYTNEFITFNATESYDPDGVIVSYLWNFGDGSNATEAVIEHAYADNANYTVTLRVTDDDEAIHTVASTKIVLNRPPVAIFTESAESVLTGEIIHFNASDSYDPDGFIALYFWDFGDDANATGVTVDHAYIDISNCTVTLTVTDNDGATDVAMSNKIVLCRDIAVLTVVPCKTIVGTGFNMSIDLTIENQGNFTENFNVTVYADSIVIGILQVTLNAGDNQTLAFTWDTTGFVYGNYTISAIADTVTGEIDTADNTMVDGTILVTLPGDIDGDRDVDIFDIVRMAGIYGVSKPDPQYDPNCDIDSDGDIDILDIVAAAGNYGESW; from the coding sequence GTGAAAGGAGTAGTTTCGTCTCTTATACTGACTTTGCTGATTTGTAATGCCATGTTAGCAATTGGTTTCCAATCGATTAAGGCTTCTAAAGCTGTCTATGTCAATGCTGAGGGAAGCACCAATGCATTAAGGAATCCAACCCAACGCGATAGAGACACGTACACCTTTGTGGACAAAACTCACGATCCGGTTTGGGTTGAAAGAGACAATATGTACGCGACCTGTGGAATTTGGAGTAGAGATGAGCAGCAGGGAGCCCAGAAAAAATGTTGGGTAAACTACTTCGACAACACCGAAAATGGGAGTTGGGTATTCACCGGTGACAACCCTTACTTGCATAATGACACAGACAGTTACATAACGTCCATGGGAACGGGGAACTGCTCATGGTTCCAATTCCAAGATACAAGCCTGACAACCTTGCAAACTGTGTATTTAATGATTGAATGGAAAACTCGCCACATAGTGTCCATTGAAGAAGCTAAGTTTCATTTAGATAATGGGGCGTCCGAGGTAGATTTAGGGTCTTTCAACCTAACCTTGGAGTACAGGTGGACGAAAATCAACATAACCAGCACACTAGATACAATTTCAAAAGTCAACGATGCGAAACTGAAAATTGTATCGCTTTCTGCTGGTTTTCATCTTGTTGCTGTGCGTAGAGCATACTTGAGAATCTATAACGGTCCAGTCCCACTGCAGACGGGCACAGCGACGTATGGTAAAGTAGGTGGTCAAGTAATGTTGTCTGTGAAATGGACCGACCCCGACGGATTGAGCGGTTACGCTTTGTACCATAACGCAAGCGGAAACTGGATTGCCCAAACAGGCGCCTTAGAAGGAATAGAAGCTTGGAGTAATCATACGATAACACTGCAAAACGACGCGGCTTCTGTTTTGGGTTACAGATTTTGGGCGAACGACACAGACAACAATTGGGAACAGGCGGAGGTTTTGTTTGTTTACCCTGTGAAGAACTTCAGTCCTGACCTACTGCAATATATAGAGGACGTTAGCGGTTCGCCAATAGCACATAGCTATGGCAGAAAAGATTTCTATGACAACGTAACTGGAAGATTCTGGAAGTTCTACAGCGACGGAACAAACATCAAGTGCACATCAACCGAAGATGGACAAACGTGGAACTCTTCGCAAACCATAAGGGTCGGTGATAGTGGCTTTCAGTTTTACGTTCATGGCTTCAACGGAACTATACACTACTTATACAACTCTGAAAGAACAAGCGACAACATATATTATCGAAAGGGAGTCTTAAATTCTAACGGCGCAATAACTTGGAGCGCGTCAGAACAAGTTGCGGTTGACGCTGGTACATCACAAAGATTTTATGCTTGCGCGGTTGTCACAGACACGGACGGTTACCCATACCTTGTTTTCGGCAACCGAACAGACCCAAATTCAAAGACAATAAACTTGGTCAAAAACAACCATAGCAATGGAACATGGCAGACGGCAAGTGGGTTTCCAAAGCAAATCAACGAAAATCCAGATAATGATTTAGTATCTGGAGTTGCTTTAAGCTTGCCGGATAACAAAATCTACATAATTTACTGCAGTGCAGGAAACGAGGAGCCACCTATGGGAAGATTGTGGCACAACCCTACTTTAGGACCTTTAGAAAACGCCTCGGATTACACAATGTCAAGCAATTACCATTTCAGCACTGTCTCCGACAGTTATGGACATGTCCACATTGTCTATCGCAGAACGAACAATAGGGTTGAATATAGTTTCCGCAACTACACGACAGAAGCGTGGGAGACTAAAGACGAGTTTGTTACGTCTCACCTAACAAGCGAATCGCTAAGCAGTGCTGTTTATTCATGGCCAGTGATATGTTGGAACCCAGATTCAGAAAAAGTCTGCGTACATTGGTGGACATTGGAAGACAAGAGTGCTTGGCTAAAGATAAGGAACTCTACGGCGTGGGAGCAGAGACGAAGAATCATAAGGTTGAACAGAGAGGTCACATTGATTGACGGCGATGTTATAGTACCACAATCACATCAAAACAAAATCTTACTTAATTTCGTAGGGCAGAACGTGGTGGACGAGCAAAAGGCGATTTGGGCTTACTTATACATCAACAAACCTCCCATGGCAAGTTTTACTGAATCCGCAGAAACAGTCTACACCGGGGAAATCATCGCCTTTAATGCGAGCGAGAGTTTTGACCCGGATGGAACAATTGTTTATTACTTCTGGAACTTCGGTGACGGAACAAACGCTACCGGAGTAATTACGGAACACGCGTACGCTGACGATGGCAACTACACAGTCACTTTGACCGTTACTGATGACGATGAAGCAACAGACTCTGCCCTCACCACTAAGACTGTTTTAAACCGTCCTCCTCTCGCCTTGTTCACCGAGTCTGCTGAAACTGTTTACACCAACGAATTTATCACTTTCAACGCGACTGAAAGCTATGACCCTGACGGTGTTATAGTTTCATATCTCTGGAATTTCGGCGATGGCAGCAACGCTACAGAAGCCGTGATAGAACACGCTTATGCTGACAACGCCAACTACACAGTAACACTTAGAGTAACGGATGACGATGAAGCAATACACACAGTTGCTTCAACTAAAATAGTTCTGAATAGACCTCCAGTCGCCATTTTCACGGAATCAGCTGAGAGTGTGCTCACGGGCGAGATTATCCATTTTAATGCCTCAGACAGTTACGATCCAGATGGTTTCATTGCTCTCTACTTTTGGGATTTTGGTGACGACGCCAATGCTACTGGAGTGACAGTTGACCATGCTTACATTGATATTAGTAATTGCACAGTTACCTTGACGGTCACTGATAATGATGGGGCAACAGATGTGGCAATGTCAAATAAAATAGTTTTGTGCCGCGATATAGCTGTCTTGACTGTTGTACCCTGCAAGACAATAGTTGGAACAGGATTTAACATGAGCATAGACCTTACGATTGAAAATCAAGGCAATTTCACAGAGAACTTCAACGTAACTGTTTACGCTGACTCGATCGTAATCGGAATACTACAAGTAACGTTAAACGCAGGAGACAACCAAACCTTAGCATTCACGTGGGACACAACAGGCTTTGTTTACGGCAACTACACCATAAGCGCCATAGCAGACACCGTTACAGGCGAAATCGACACAGCTGACAACACAATGGTTGATGGCACGATCTTAGTGACATTGCCTGGCGATATTGATGGAGACAGAGACGTAGACATATTCGACATTGTCCGCATGGCCGGCATCTATGGCGTATCAAAACCAGACCCACAATACGACCCTAACTGCGACATAGACAGCGACGGAGACATAGATATTCTTGATATAGTGGCTGCAGCTGGAAACTACGGAGAAAGTTGGTAG
- a CDS encoding DsrE/DsrF/DrsH-like family protein, with the protein MDKSDRKRLAIVVQGGTLDKLYCTFILASTAVAMDMEAHLYFTFWGLNMLVKGAMEKAGLPATYKHLEEKMRRNLERMKYPTPYEMLKRLKKSGLLKIYACSPSMEMFGVKREDLISEVDEIAGAATFLEIAAEADITLFI; encoded by the coding sequence ATGGACAAAAGCGACAGGAAAAGATTAGCTATCGTTGTTCAAGGTGGTACTTTAGATAAGCTTTATTGCACTTTTATCTTGGCGTCTACAGCTGTAGCAATGGACATGGAGGCGCATTTGTACTTCACTTTCTGGGGTTTGAACATGCTTGTGAAAGGCGCCATGGAAAAAGCGGGTTTGCCCGCAACGTATAAGCATTTAGAGGAGAAAATGAGGAGGAACTTGGAGAGGATGAAGTATCCTACGCCTTATGAAATGCTCAAACGTTTGAAGAAATCTGGTTTGCTTAAGATATATGCTTGCAGTCCAAGTATGGAAATGTTTGGAGTTAAGAGGGAAGACTTGATTTCTGAAGTAGACGAAATTGCCGGTGCTGCAACTTTTCTTGAAATTGCCGCCGAAGCAGATATAACGCTGTTCATATGA
- a CDS encoding adenylate kinase family protein, producing MKRVLVVVGTPGVGKSSVSSLLASRLGGVHVNLSDLVRKEGLSCGLDEKRGTLIVDLKELSRRVSEIIQQSVGYIIIDGHFAMDVIGVDNAFLAFVLRRNPDKLREVLKERGFKESKVAENVAAEILDVCLFDAVMAYGKEKVCEVDVSDKTVEEIVDEIICVVDGRRKCGVGVVDWLTKLELEGRLDEFLASF from the coding sequence ATGAAACGCGTTTTGGTAGTTGTTGGTACGCCTGGCGTTGGCAAGTCTTCTGTTTCTAGTCTGTTAGCCTCTCGTCTGGGCGGTGTACACGTTAATTTGAGTGATCTAGTCAGGAAGGAAGGTTTGAGCTGTGGCTTGGATGAGAAACGTGGGACTTTGATTGTTGATCTAAAGGAGCTTTCTAGGCGAGTCAGCGAGATTATTCAGCAATCTGTAGGCTATATTATTATTGATGGTCATTTTGCCATGGATGTAATAGGGGTTGATAATGCTTTCTTGGCTTTTGTTTTAAGACGTAATCCAGACAAGTTACGGGAGGTTTTAAAGGAACGAGGGTTTAAAGAGAGTAAGGTTGCTGAAAACGTTGCAGCTGAAATTTTGGATGTTTGCCTATTTGACGCTGTAATGGCTTATGGCAAAGAAAAAGTTTGTGAAGTTGATGTTTCAGATAAAACGGTTGAGGAGATAGTTGATGAAATAATTTGTGTTGTTGATGGGCGTAGGAAATGTGGCGTTGGCGTTGTAGATTGGCTAACAAAGTTGGAGTTGGAGGGGCGCCTTGACGAGTTCCTAGCTTCGTTTTAG
- a CDS encoding restriction endonuclease produces the protein MSINTITLNELAAKYFRKKGYKIEQTIILEGASGIPHKFNLLITKSNEKRVVKILNWKRTVGVNIVINFDKASEDVGVKKPIVISEKFSSHAKAYANRKGVTLLTRQKLNKY, from the coding sequence ATGAGCATTAATACAATCACCCTCAACGAACTCGCGGCAAAATACTTTCGCAAAAAAGGCTACAAAATAGAACAGACCATCATACTAGAAGGCGCATCCGGCATACCTCACAAATTCAACCTCCTAATAACCAAATCGAACGAAAAACGCGTAGTCAAAATACTCAACTGGAAACGCACAGTCGGCGTCAACATAGTCATAAACTTCGACAAAGCATCAGAAGACGTCGGCGTTAAAAAACCCATAGTAATTTCAGAAAAATTCAGCAGCCACGCAAAAGCCTACGCAAACCGAAAAGGTGTAACGCTCTTAACCAGACAAAAACTAAACAAATACTAA
- a CDS encoding DUF1922 domain-containing protein produces MYLIVVCCSCGNLLVADGEKKSRRCPYCGVRVWLVKARRLGSAETAREASELVQYLKRRKS; encoded by the coding sequence ATGTATTTGATTGTGGTTTGTTGTAGTTGTGGAAATTTGTTGGTGGCTGATGGTGAGAAGAAGAGTCGGAGATGTCCCTATTGCGGGGTTAGGGTGTGGTTGGTTAAGGCAAGGCGGCTGGGGAGTGCTGAGACGGCCAGAGAGGCATCTGAGTTGGTGCAGTATCTAAAGCGGAGGAAGAGCTGA
- a CDS encoding DNA-directed DNA polymerase I has translation MAKQKGLEEFLQPVPTALEEKREESTRQTAAPKEEKTTTETVLKKEDPKQLPPSYFVSASYDGKRGIGCIKLYEPKTEHIYFWHDTTGHKPYLLTNLSPYELDQLEGVKTHPGFDHFDTVEKFNALLDKTVTLTKVVAKDPLAIGGRPRGCLREIIPEEHAKIAEPEQPEAKVWEAAIKYYQCYIYDRNLVPGMPYTVENRELVPAKMDAAESAVEKIKALFGGETAEEREHIARWARLLEYPAPSFRRVALDIEVFSPVATRVPDPQEAPYQVICASLVTTDGNDQVLLLRRKGVREGVEKLPSATKVEFFEREEDLLRAIFKVLRDYPFVITFNGDDFDLPYLAHRAEKLGISRNEIPIEVRRRVCLLKNGVHIDLYKFFYNRSIQIYAFNNKYRDVTLNDVGKALIGLSKIELDKHFSDLNYFELARYCLRDAEITFKLTSFDDDLTMQLILVLARISKMPMEDVSRQGVSRWIRNFMHFEHRRRGMLIPNTKDILALKGKTATTAIIKGKKYKGAIVVEPIPGVHFNVAVMDFPSLYPSIIKIWNLGYQTILCPHEECKDNIVPDTPHWVCRKKKALESLLIGSLRDLRVMWYKPKAKDKTLSAGVRNWYSVIQRALKVILNASYGVFGAESFDLYCPPVAEATAAIGRHSITLMVDKARELGIEVLYGDTDSVFLKNPSKAQIRELAGWSEKELKMGLDVDKVYRYAVFSSRKKNYLGVLEDGSVDVKGLTGKKKHIPRFIKDAFDEMKGRLGKVGSSAEFEAAKKDIKKIVLDRYSRLRRREWTRLGDLAFHVVLGDAPEHYVKTTPQHVRAARILKDKGIEMKAGDRVSFIKIKPREMIVRGKKELSSVMPMQFAADSEVDVDKYVAYLQSTFDQVLDALGLEFDEIIGLTKLERFM, from the coding sequence ATGGCGAAACAAAAGGGACTAGAAGAATTTCTACAACCCGTCCCTACAGCTTTAGAAGAGAAGCGAGAAGAATCAACCAGGCAGACAGCAGCGCCTAAAGAAGAGAAAACGACGACAGAAACGGTTCTGAAAAAAGAGGACCCTAAGCAGCTTCCACCCTCATACTTCGTTTCCGCCTCTTATGACGGAAAAAGAGGTATCGGCTGCATCAAACTGTATGAACCAAAGACTGAACACATCTACTTTTGGCATGACACTACTGGGCATAAACCATACCTTCTCACAAACCTATCCCCTTACGAATTAGACCAGCTGGAAGGCGTAAAGACTCATCCAGGTTTCGACCACTTTGATACAGTGGAGAAGTTCAATGCACTTCTCGACAAAACTGTAACGCTTACGAAAGTGGTGGCGAAAGATCCGCTAGCGATTGGAGGTAGACCGAGAGGATGCTTGCGCGAGATTATCCCCGAAGAACACGCGAAAATCGCAGAGCCTGAGCAGCCTGAGGCCAAAGTTTGGGAAGCGGCGATTAAGTATTATCAATGCTACATCTACGACCGCAACTTAGTGCCAGGCATGCCTTACACCGTTGAAAACCGAGAACTCGTGCCTGCAAAGATGGATGCTGCAGAAAGCGCCGTGGAAAAAATTAAAGCTCTATTTGGCGGCGAAACAGCAGAGGAGAGGGAACACATTGCACGGTGGGCACGACTGCTGGAGTATCCCGCGCCATCATTTAGACGTGTCGCTTTAGACATCGAAGTTTTTTCACCAGTGGCAACACGTGTACCTGACCCTCAAGAAGCGCCATATCAAGTTATCTGTGCTTCCCTTGTGACCACAGACGGCAATGACCAAGTTTTGCTGTTGAGAAGAAAAGGCGTGAGGGAAGGTGTGGAAAAACTGCCTTCCGCCACGAAAGTGGAGTTTTTTGAACGTGAAGAGGATTTGCTCCGGGCTATTTTCAAGGTTCTGCGGGATTATCCCTTTGTCATTACTTTCAACGGCGACGACTTCGATTTGCCGTATTTGGCGCACAGAGCAGAGAAGTTAGGTATATCGAGAAATGAAATTCCCATTGAGGTGCGTCGTCGCGTCTGTTTGCTGAAGAACGGTGTCCACATTGATTTGTACAAATTTTTCTACAACCGTTCCATCCAAATTTACGCTTTCAACAACAAGTATCGCGACGTGACGCTTAATGACGTAGGCAAGGCTTTAATTGGCTTGTCGAAAATTGAGTTGGACAAACATTTCTCCGATCTAAACTATTTTGAATTGGCGCGTTATTGTCTGCGCGACGCAGAAATCACTTTTAAGTTAACGAGCTTTGATGACGACCTTACGATGCAGTTGATTCTAGTGCTTGCACGAATTAGTAAAATGCCTATGGAAGACGTTAGCAGACAAGGAGTGTCCCGTTGGATTAGAAACTTCATGCACTTTGAACATCGTAGGCGAGGCATGCTGATTCCTAATACAAAAGATATTTTAGCTTTGAAGGGAAAAACAGCTACAACTGCTATCATTAAAGGTAAAAAGTATAAAGGTGCAATTGTGGTTGAGCCAATACCTGGGGTTCATTTTAACGTAGCAGTGATGGATTTTCCAAGCCTATACCCCTCTATTATTAAGATTTGGAATTTGGGCTATCAAACGATACTTTGTCCTCATGAAGAATGTAAAGATAACATTGTTCCTGATACTCCACATTGGGTCTGTCGCAAGAAAAAGGCTTTGGAGAGCTTGCTCATAGGCTCTTTGAGAGATCTAAGAGTGATGTGGTATAAGCCGAAAGCGAAGGATAAGACGTTGTCGGCAGGGGTTAGGAACTGGTACAGTGTTATTCAAAGAGCTTTGAAAGTTATTTTGAATGCGAGCTATGGCGTATTTGGAGCGGAGTCCTTTGATTTGTACTGTCCGCCTGTTGCGGAGGCAACGGCTGCAATTGGGCGGCATTCTATAACGTTGATGGTTGACAAAGCGAGAGAGTTAGGCATTGAGGTTCTTTATGGCGATACGGACAGCGTGTTTTTAAAGAATCCTTCAAAGGCGCAAATTAGGGAGCTAGCAGGATGGTCTGAGAAGGAGTTGAAGATGGGCTTGGACGTTGACAAGGTTTATCGCTATGCAGTTTTTAGTTCTCGTAAAAAGAATTATTTAGGTGTTCTTGAGGATGGCAGTGTTGATGTTAAAGGATTGACAGGAAAGAAGAAGCATATTCCCCGATTTATTAAGGATGCCTTTGACGAGATGAAAGGAAGACTTGGAAAGGTCGGGTCTTCTGCTGAGTTTGAAGCGGCTAAGAAGGACATTAAGAAAATTGTTTTAGACCGTTATTCACGTCTAAGAAGACGAGAATGGACCCGTTTAGGTGATTTGGCGTTTCACGTAGTGCTTGGAGATGCACCTGAGCATTATGTGAAGACCACTCCTCAACATGTGAGGGCGGCGAGGATCTTAAAGGATAAGGGAATTGAGATGAAAGCCGGGGATCGTGTGAGTTTTATAAAGATAAAACCTAGGGAAATGATTGTCAGAGGAAAAAAAGAATTAAGTAGTGTAATGCCGATGCAGTTTGCAGCAGATAGTGAAGTTGATGTGGACAAATACGTTGCCTATCTACAGTCCACATTTGACCAGGTGTTAGACGCGCTAGGATTAGAATTTGACGAAATCATCGGGCTGACTAAACTCGAAAGATTTATGTAA
- a CDS encoding RsmB/NOP family class I SAM-dependent RNA methyltransferase, which translates to MKLLRDAWALAVEALCWVELRRSSERLALTKASKQLGVQDQSAVGLAHKLVLETVRRQNFIDQMINTLLKPNSINDFPPGVRAFLRLYAYEIKIKGSDSYEKAVNIAKVGRSILGWRRLKSAEEVLGPLLSLEPKEVLKCLNDAEKVSLQMFQPYWFVKYCFKLFGRHEALQYFESTILSTPVYIRINTLKMPDEEELLKKIGAEGITLEKAQGLLHTYKVVKKKKPLVRTDSFSNGLFYIQDKASCLAAEVAAPEAGMTLLDVCAAPGAKTTYLAQLMENQGIIYSVDYSKRRMKVWERGIKRMGVKNAQPAVWDACNPLPIHDVKADLVVLDPPCTSTGAFSRTPSAKWRLSKRSIKNMAAIQWKMLNNCANLVKEGGSLVYSTCSITVEENEILIERFLKLNPEFALAETKPRIGEPGLRGQTSSQRLYPHIHECNGFFIAKLAKYG; encoded by the coding sequence GTGAAGTTGCTGCGTGATGCTTGGGCATTAGCTGTTGAAGCCTTATGCTGGGTTGAATTAAGAAGGTCAAGTGAAAGACTCGCACTAACCAAGGCGTCAAAACAGCTAGGTGTTCAAGATCAAAGCGCAGTAGGTTTAGCGCACAAACTGGTGCTAGAAACTGTTAGAAGACAAAACTTTATCGATCAAATGATCAACACCCTCTTAAAACCAAACTCTATTAACGATTTTCCTCCTGGCGTCCGTGCCTTTTTGCGTCTCTACGCATACGAAATAAAGATTAAAGGAAGTGACAGTTACGAAAAAGCAGTAAACATAGCTAAGGTCGGTCGTTCTATTCTAGGGTGGCGAAGGCTAAAGAGCGCTGAGGAAGTTTTGGGCCCCTTGCTTAGTTTGGAGCCAAAAGAGGTTTTGAAATGCTTAAACGATGCGGAAAAAGTGTCTCTGCAAATGTTTCAGCCGTATTGGTTTGTGAAATACTGCTTTAAATTGTTTGGTCGCCACGAAGCATTGCAATATTTCGAGAGCACAATTTTGAGCACGCCCGTCTACATTCGTATCAACACTCTAAAGATGCCAGACGAAGAAGAGTTGCTGAAAAAAATAGGCGCCGAAGGAATAACTCTAGAAAAAGCGCAAGGATTGCTACACACGTATAAGGTTGTTAAGAAGAAAAAGCCTCTCGTGAGAACCGACAGCTTTAGCAACGGTCTATTCTATATTCAAGACAAAGCAAGTTGCCTAGCTGCAGAGGTGGCTGCCCCCGAAGCTGGCATGACCTTGTTGGATGTCTGTGCAGCACCTGGCGCAAAAACCACATATCTAGCTCAGTTAATGGAAAATCAAGGCATAATTTACTCAGTAGATTATTCCAAGCGGAGAATGAAAGTTTGGGAACGTGGAATCAAGAGAATGGGTGTAAAAAATGCCCAGCCCGCTGTTTGGGATGCGTGTAATCCCTTGCCTATCCACGATGTTAAGGCTGACCTTGTTGTTTTGGATCCGCCTTGTACCAGCACTGGAGCGTTCAGTCGGACACCCTCGGCTAAGTGGCGGCTTTCTAAACGGTCAATAAAGAATATGGCGGCGATTCAGTGGAAAATGCTAAACAATTGCGCTAATCTCGTGAAGGAAGGCGGTAGCCTAGTCTACTCAACGTGCAGTATAACTGTTGAAGAAAACGAGATTTTGATTGAGCGATTTCTAAAGTTGAACCCCGAGTTCGCATTAGCAGAAACCAAACCTCGAATAGGAGAACCAGGACTTCGAGGTCAAACCAGTAGCCAACGCCTGTATCCACACATTCATGAATGTAATGGTTTTTTCATCGCAAAGCTTGCAAAATACGGTTAG
- the speB gene encoding agmatinase: MSNFELYVSHSPIFSGCQTPFEQADYIVIGVPFDVTSTYRTGARFAPLAIREASLNLETFSFRSNLDAEDLRIHDLGDLHISNNVEITLKRLEDTVRDLVESKKTPLLIGGEHTLTLGAMHGVTGRSTAVISFDAHLDLRDKYMDLTTSHTTFMRRLNEQVKPEKIVEVGTRAVCKEELTYAREAGIQYFTTKQILENGLETTVKAIKKAVENCKRTYLTIDMDVLDPAFAPAVQNPEPDGLSIHALLDLICSFCDTRTVGIDLVEVTPPYDNAVTAIQAAKILLEALCQTERTRKR, translated from the coding sequence ATGAGCAACTTCGAACTTTACGTTTCACACTCTCCCATCTTCAGCGGATGCCAAACACCATTTGAGCAAGCCGATTACATCGTCATCGGTGTCCCATTTGACGTAACCAGCACTTACAGAACAGGCGCAAGGTTCGCACCTCTCGCCATACGAGAAGCATCACTAAATCTTGAAACCTTCAGCTTCCGCTCAAACCTTGACGCAGAAGACTTGAGGATTCACGACTTGGGCGACCTCCACATCAGCAACAACGTGGAAATAACCTTAAAACGCCTTGAAGACACAGTAAGAGATTTGGTAGAATCCAAGAAAACACCTTTGCTTATCGGTGGAGAGCACACCCTCACCTTAGGTGCAATGCACGGCGTGACCGGCAGGAGCACGGCGGTGATAAGTTTTGATGCTCATTTAGACCTTCGCGACAAGTATATGGACTTGACCACAAGTCACACAACCTTTATGCGAAGGCTCAACGAGCAAGTAAAACCCGAAAAAATTGTAGAAGTGGGCACGAGAGCTGTCTGCAAAGAAGAATTAACCTACGCAAGGGAAGCTGGAATACAATACTTTACAACGAAACAGATACTGGAAAACGGGTTGGAAACAACGGTCAAAGCCATCAAAAAAGCTGTGGAAAACTGTAAAAGAACCTATTTGACAATAGACATGGACGTGCTTGACCCAGCCTTTGCACCAGCAGTGCAAAACCCAGAGCCAGATGGACTATCTATCCACGCTCTCTTAGACCTCATTTGCAGCTTCTGCGACACCCGCACAGTTGGTATAGATTTGGTAGAAGTGACACCGCCTTACGATAATGCGGTTACAGCAATTCAAGCCGCAAAAATACTTTTAGAAGCCCTCTGCCAAACTGAAAGAACACGGAAACGCTAA